acaaggaggggcggaggaggaggggggcCGGGCGGCGGCGCTCTTAGGGTTTCGCCCCCTCGGTCGCCtggagggggcgacgcgaggggaacGGTTTGGGGCTTAGATTTCATAACTATACATTTAGTAATAGAGAGTATCAGTCAAGCTAAAAATACATAATGCTGCTAAGCACCTTGCAGAAAGGTGCAATGAATCCCATCTATATTTATGAGTTTGAGAGTTTGAAACAACACTGTGTCTAATGTACAAACCATAAATAAGTTGACCATTGGAAGAATGTGACTCTGCTTTGCAAAATTGACCCCACTATCAAGGCACGATGGGGTAAAGGATACTGAAATCAAAGAATGGATTGGTAAGTTAGATGAATAACTCAAATCACTTAAGTCAGGAAAGAGGACAAAGCATATATTTTTTGGAACAGAACTGAAGGGAAACATCTCCAGTATGGCAATCCTGGGTTGAGCGGTATACATGTTAATTTCCACCTGCTAAGTCATTGTGCACCCATTGATCCACAATAGCCACTGGTCCTTAAATAGCACCCTTTGAGTTTCTCAGTTTATCTAACCTATATAGTTTAGCTTGCACATATCATCAGAACGATAATAAAGCATAGTACAGAAGAACAGTATGAAAAGGAAACAAACAGTGTAGAAACTTTACAGTAGTATGGTTCATCATTTGCTCAACTTTCCACACTACCTGAAACAATGATAATCCAATGTTATATTCACAAATTACATTGGGCACTTATAATATGTGGTTAGACCATGTTACTCTCACATGACAAATAAGTAAATTCAAAGCGTCCATCTCACACCTTGACTTTGATTCTTTGTGAAAAAACAAGTGACCAATAGATCTATTGATTGTTTGCCAGTCCACAAATGCATGATACAAACAATAATAAAATGGTAGAATATGGAGAAATAAAACTGATAAAGTAGATGGGATATTAGATATTTATGGGACGCGATAATAAACGAATTCAGCGTTTACTTCACTGCATTGTCAGATATTATGGAAAAAAGAAAATGGTGACAGGGTATGAAAAAGAAGGGAAGTACAGATAGGTATAATCGTTGCTGTCACTGCATCCATGATCAGAATCACACTGCATAAATAGAAACGTGTGttgtataaaatttcttttcaaaAAAAATGTCTCGCAGAAAATTAGAAGTGAAAAAATAGGCAATGCTTTTAGTACTTGGTGCATATCAATCCTTGTTGGGAGACAAACTTGAAGCCAGACAAATCTAGAGTGGAAAACAGGCAATCCTGCTCTATCCAGAATCTTCGTCTTAAGCTGATAAGCTAAACCTGTCAaatgttgaagactttgctgccAGAGATTATACCAGAGTAGAGCATGGGACAGCATGGTATAACTCAGTACCTTTGTGTGAAATGATTTTTCTTTGTTAAATTCATGTGTATATCTCATGGGGCAGTAATGTAAtagtagctactactatggataaTCCACATTAGATAGAACGAAAACATGCTAGGAAAACAAATCAGAAAGGCTATAATTGTGAATTCAGAATCAAGAATTGAAACATGGAGAATTAAATAAATGCATTATTATTGAATGCAAATTGCAGCACTGGATTTAGCCAGTGGTGGACCTTGCAGAAAATCCTTGGGGGCGAAGGCGCAAAATAACAACAAATTTTTCTTTGTAACACCAAATTATACGACAGGGAAAAGCTAGAAATTGTAGTATTTTCAGAAACTTATATAATTAGACTGATTTGTCCAAATTCGAGCAATAGAGGAGTCTGAAGAGGTTTCTTCTGGTTCAGGTTCAGCTACTGCTCTTGCATGAGGTGTTGCATCTGTTGGTGGTTCAGGTTCATCAGCTTCACAATCAGCCCTCTTTCTTTTGAAAAATGAATCTCATATCATGATCGAGGCTGAACTTCCCCAACTTAGATGCAAAATTCAGAACAAGAAAAGCAAAATTGAACACACGATTACCTTTGGAAATTGGGAGGAAATCAGTAGAGGGGGGAGATCAGCAGCCACTCCAGTACTCCACACGGTTGGGATCGGGAGGCTGCTCCAGCCGTGCTCACCGCCAGAAAAGCCTTTCTGAAAATAGTTACCCATAACAATTCAGATACTATACAAATATTGACAAACTGAAACAAAACAGGCACTCACAGGCTACAAACTTCAAAGTACATTTTTTTAGAATGAAAATACATCTATTTATCCAGTGCATCATATCAACAAGTGCATGTAGAAAAGGTTCAACTACACACCTTAATACTATCAGGACCTTCTTTTGGCAAAGAACCCAGTGTAGTTGTTCCAGCCAGGTTCAAGCAGCCGGCCTCGTAGTCATCATCCTACTCTATTCCAGAGTTAACCACCAATTAATTATTAAACACAATCGGAAGTTATATCAAGGGAACTGATAGCAAAGCCAAACTGCAACATTTTATTCTTTAATATTTGTTTGATGTCACGCTTGTTTTGTTGATGCCTCCAAGCGAAGCGAAATTTGGTTTCCTCAATGTTTCTTCAATATAAAATCCACTTAATGGCAGGCTAAATTAAGCTCCAAGGAGAAACAACAAAATACCAGAGAATGTGAAATAACAGAATGGTGTTAGAACCATTCCATTAGGATCAAAATTTTAGGGCATTTTGTTACTGAAATCCTTACTGATGTATATGTTACAACTGTTACTCAATCCATCTTATAGGAGTGTCCCTGACTAGTTAAGAGCATATGTTTTGGTGTGCGAACTATTAGTTCCTGCCAGAGTGGAAAAATAGTGACAATTCATGATATGTATGTCACCTGATTGCACATCTGCATTGACATTGACTTAACAGCAAACTGGGAACTCTTGTTATTCCAGGACTATTGTTTCCGTCTCCGACAACCACAGGGTTTAGGTCTCTCCAAACAATCATCGAATCGACCAATAACGTGCCGCACGGCTGTCGCCAGGACCCGGAGGGTTCCAAAACCTTTGCCCCACCACCGCCATCTTTGGTACCTGCAGCGCAGTCAAGCTTCAAAGTCAGAGATGCCTCGAACTTGCAAATCTCGCCGAGGCATGACCTGGCAATGATCTTCACGTGCAAGCTCTGCGACACGAGGTCCATGAAAATGGCCAGCCGGGAGTCGTACGAGAACGGGGTGGTGGTCGCGCGCTGTGGTGGCTGCAATAACCTCCACCTTATGGCAGACAGGTTTGGTTGGTTTGGTCAGCCTGGGAGCATCGAGGACTTCCTGGCAGAGAAAGGGGAAGAGGTTAAGAAAGGCGCAACGGATACTCTCAACTTCACTCTGGAGGACTTGGCTGGGACTCAGGTCAAGCCGAAGGAAACTTATGGGGAAAATTAAGTTTCTTTGCAGTATGTAGTCTTATGGTCCAGCTGCTATAAAATGGTTAGGGAAAAGAAATCGGCCGGTTTCATGGCTTCTCAAGTAGAATACTACAAGTTGCTAAGTTTTTGCTTAAAACTGCAATACTGAATTTCTTGTAGTGTACtactcccattttgtagcagattTGGATTGTGTATTATCATCCTTGTTCCATCATGTTCCTGACGAAACAAGATACCGAAATGCTTCCTTCTTAACTTTTTTTAGTTACTTGGAAAAATGCGTGGATTGCAACGAGAAATATACATGCCCGTGGGAGTAGCACTTGTGGAGCACAGCCGCAGGTCATGCGGCAGAGGGTTTTCTCCAAATTTGTAATCTACATAATTCGACTTGATAGTAGAGAATAATTTTACTTTTCTACCCAAATGAACGTCAAGTTGACACAACAGCAAAAATGACTCAAAGAGTAAGAAATATATGTTTATACATTCTTATTTTACCCCCAAAAAAATGTATGCTTGTTTATTAATTCAAAGAAACTTGATTCAGTGACCATAAGAGTTGGACAACCTCACATTCAATAGTCTTTTTTTCCCTCAGAATCTGCAATGGTGCTCCGTTTTTCCAACAGAGCATCATCATTTTGCATTGATGTTGGCATCTACAAAACAAGAAAACCATCGATGAGAAAGAATTATCTGTGATAGACCATTTCTTCAAACTACAAGTGTTCCTTGAACTGCACAATGTACCCACACACTATTAAAAACAGAGGAGCACCACACATGCCCAAGACAGGATACAAAGGTGCTGAAGAACAGGTGCACCACCACCATACAACTCCAAGCAAACAACATATAAGAAAAAAGAGCACCGCCTAGAGTGGAGGGAACCTTCAACAGTAAATAAATCACTGCCAAGAGGTGAAGCCGAACACCGATCAAACAAGGCCTCCAAGGCGAAACCTTCAGGAAGGACACGACACCAAAGCACCTCCACCACCCGTCTCGGAGAGCAAAGAACTGTTGTGAAGGTCCCTTCAAGACGGAGATGACACCCACGGACACCACCACAGTTAGCCTCGCGAAAACCAGACAAGATTTTCACCCTAACAAACACTTTCCACACTCGAAACGTGGTACGGCTAGACTGCCGCACCACCACCACTGAATGTTGAACGCC
This region of Lolium perenne isolate Kyuss_39 chromosome 2, Kyuss_2.0, whole genome shotgun sequence genomic DNA includes:
- the LOC127336102 gene encoding uncharacterized protein C24H6.02c-like, producing MAAARMLPLLRRRLVGVLSQPPVPSSRGLLFPSPTTTGFRSLQTIIESTNNVPHGCRQDPEGSKTFAPPPPSLVPAAQSSFKVRDASNLQISPRHDLAMIFTCKLCDTRSMKMASRESYENGVVVARCGGCNNLHLMADRFGWFGQPGSIEDFLAEKGEEVKKGATDTLNFTLEDLAGTQVKPKETYGEN